In the Diachasmimorpha longicaudata isolate KC_UGA_2023 chromosome 1, iyDiaLong2, whole genome shotgun sequence genome, one interval contains:
- the LOC135166106 gene encoding RING finger protein 150-like isoform X1 translates to MTHPGMAFVLVVGVGLATILYYMFADSSNTHNSHNPHGADVGIQPDPPNNSWTPRDRSRCRKKDSSAGNEKARCTICLNDIGVQQIVYVHPCRHHFHESCIQEWRDQRQMVGADRAMYSNIFSHSIGLLRCLAKGNG, encoded by the exons ATGACGCATCCGGGAATGGCTTTTGTACTCGTTGTTGGAGTTGGTTTAGCAACAATATTGTATTACATGTTTGCGGATTCAAGCAATACACATAATTCACACAATCCTCATGGGGCTGATGTTGGGATACAACCGGATCCACCGAATAATTCGTGGACACCTCGTGACAG atcGAGATGTAGAAAGAAGGATTCTAGTGCTGGCAATGAAAAAGCTAGGTGCACGATTTGTCTGAATGATATTGGGGTACAACAGATTGTTTATGTTCATCCATGTAGGCATCACTTTCATGAGTCTTGTATTCAGGAGTGGAGAGATCAGAGAcaaatg GTTGGTGCTGATCGCGCCAtgtattcaaatattttcagtcATTCAATTGGACTATTAAGGTGTTTGGCAAAAGGAAATGGCTAA
- the LOC135166106 gene encoding RING finger protein 150-like isoform X3, with the protein MTHPGMAFVLVVGVGLATILYYMFADSSNTHNSHNPHGADVGIQPDPPNNSWTPRDRSRCRKKDSSAGNEKARCTICLNDIGVQQIVYVHPCRHHFHESCIQEWRDQRQMSFNWTIKVFGKRKWLKI; encoded by the exons ATGACGCATCCGGGAATGGCTTTTGTACTCGTTGTTGGAGTTGGTTTAGCAACAATATTGTATTACATGTTTGCGGATTCAAGCAATACACATAATTCACACAATCCTCATGGGGCTGATGTTGGGATACAACCGGATCCACCGAATAATTCGTGGACACCTCGTGACAG atcGAGATGTAGAAAGAAGGATTCTAGTGCTGGCAATGAAAAAGCTAGGTGCACGATTTGTCTGAATGATATTGGGGTACAACAGATTGTTTATGTTCATCCATGTAGGCATCACTTTCATGAGTCTTGTATTCAGGAGTGGAGAGATCAGAGAcaaatg tcATTCAATTGGACTATTAAGGTGTTTGGCAAAAGGAAATGGCTAAAGATTTGA
- the LOC135166106 gene encoding uncharacterized protein LOC135166106 isoform X2: MTHPGMAFVLVVGVGLATILYYMFADSSNTHNSHNPHGADVGIQPDPPNNSWTPRDRSRCRKKDSSAGNEKARCTICLNDIGVQQIVYVHPCRHHFHESCIQEWRDQRQMESHNLCPNCRKKIESVR, from the exons ATGACGCATCCGGGAATGGCTTTTGTACTCGTTGTTGGAGTTGGTTTAGCAACAATATTGTATTACATGTTTGCGGATTCAAGCAATACACATAATTCACACAATCCTCATGGGGCTGATGTTGGGATACAACCGGATCCACCGAATAATTCGTGGACACCTCGTGACAG atcGAGATGTAGAAAGAAGGATTCTAGTGCTGGCAATGAAAAAGCTAGGTGCACGATTTGTCTGAATGATATTGGGGTACAACAGATTGTTTATGTTCATCCATGTAGGCATCACTTTCATGAGTCTTGTATTCAGGAGTGGAGAGATCAGAGAcaaatg GAAAGTCACAACCTATGTCCAAACTGTCGGAAAAAGATTGAATCTGTTCGTTGA
- the LOC135166082 gene encoding uncharacterized protein LOC135166082: protein MLRPVVMILLIVQRVTSDGSGVRELVKSWAPLVWLAPGERFMPLGVPEFLEHVQAGDNYLRTRTDVVTLLRNESSFLYGKQPAGKVPIYALVKTCEETSDSSNSIERSKRRREILSSDLYQSLQINEMPLGIKKSIIKMTTSMPEANNDDGKVINNDNGLRKRMHFHVTYWMFYPFSEGKAVCVLDLGFFGTWPIPTVGGTCLGRLKEYGNHVGDWEHMSLYFKGDDHPVAMYVSAHDTGAFYRYDVRTGTFVYESQETRKGIFQKPIFPEYVFTSAGSHPVLFSAKGSHGLWTAPGKHKFVRLPRLYDESGFGIAWPTWKRLEVLPDEETGGTPAWMSFRGRWGNPRSNCHPLVRLGFNICEFVDGPTGIPTKKGRFQC from the exons ATGCTGCGGCCGGTGGTGATGATTCTGCTGATTGTACAGAGGGTGACGAGCGATGGAAGCGGGG TGAGAGAACTTGTAAAGTCATGGGCACCATTAGTCTGGCTAGCACCTGGGGAAAGATTCATGCCCCTTGGAGTACCGGAGTTCCTCGAGCACGTGCAAGCCGGTGACAATTACCTCCGCACGCGCACTGATGTTG TGACGTTGCTGAGGAATGAATCATCGTTTTTATACGGAAAGCAGCCGGCTGGTAAAGTCCCAATCTATGCCCTGGTGAAGACCTGTGAGGAGACAAGtgactcgtcgaactccatCGAGAGATCAAAAAGAAGGCGCGAGATATTGTCTTCTGACCTCTACCAATCGCTTCAGATTAATGAAATGCCATTGGGCATTAAGAAAAGCATCATTAAAATGACAACATCAATGCCAGAAGCCAATAATGACGATGGAAAAGTCATTAATAATGACAACGGATTGAGGAAGCGAATGCACTTTCACGTGACCTATTGGATGTTTTATCCTTTCAGCGAGGGAAAGGCCGTTTGCGTTCTGGATCTTGGATTTTTTGGTACGTGGCCTATTCCAACAGTCGGGGGAACTTGTCTAGGTCGGCTCAAGGAGTATGGTAATCATGTGGGTGATTGGGAACACATGAGTCTCTACTTCAAG GGAGATGATCATCCCGTTGCCATGTACGTGTCCGCTCATGATACTGGGGCATTCTATCGGTATGATGTGAGGACTGGAACTTTCGTTTATGAGAGTCAGGAGACGCGGAAAG GTATCTTCCAAAAGCCCATTTTCCCGGAGTACGTATTCACTTCTGCTGGATCACATCCTGTGTTATTTAGTGCGAAGGGATCTCATGGGCTGTGGACAGCACCGGGTAAACACAAATTTGTTAGACTACCGAGATTGTACGACGAGAGTGGATTTGGAATCGCCTGGCCCACGTGGAAGAGGCTGGAGGTGCTTCCTGATGAGGAGACGGGGGGCACTCCTGCCTGGATGAGCTTCAGAGGTAGATGGGGGAATCCCAGGAGCAATTGCCATCCTCTCGTCAGACTTGGGTTTAACATATGTGAGTTCGTTGATGGGCCGACTGGTATTCCTACCAAAAAAGGACGATTTCAGTGTTGA
- the LOC135166095 gene encoding uncharacterized protein LOC135166095 isoform X2 translates to MGDKEHHVHFSGGSGLTFNNIMIQPQRHGFLDAHLGFLQLHHRYHMEFSIPWNRCIHNESKTKPAAIIEDTGNPNCKIIDIAAEKDDLKLKVELLAYQEFLREAIRVKCCESGAPLTVTLKGRVLGKDKGTPVLKNGVRSIAIEADDDDDMSE, encoded by the exons ATGGGCGATAAGG agcATCACGTGCACTTCAGCGGTGGCAGTGGCCTCACCTTTAACAATATTATGATACAACCACAACGTCATGGATTTTTAGACGCTCATCTGGGATTTCTTCAACTCCATCACAG ATATCATATGGAGTTTTCAATACCCTGGAATAGGTGTATCCACAATGAGAGTAAAACAAAGCCAGCGGCCATTATCGAGGACACCGGAAATCCAAACTGCAAAATCATTGATATTGCAGCGGAAAAAGATGACCTAAA ACTTAAGGTGGAATTGCTGGCCTACCAAGAGTTCCTGAGAGAAGCCATTCGAGTGAAATGCTGTGAATCTGGAGCACCATTAACAGTTACTCTGAAAGGAAGAGTTTTAGGGAAAGATAAAGGAACGCCGGTCCTCAAAAACGGTGTTCGCAGTATTGCCATTGAGGCAGACGACGACGATGATATGTCTGAGTGA
- the LOC135166095 gene encoding uncharacterized protein LOC135166095 isoform X1 has translation MQISPLRPWQYPKNVQDDVERSFRIIQHHVHFSGGSGLTFNNIMIQPQRHGFLDAHLGFLQLHHRYHMEFSIPWNRCIHNESKTKPAAIIEDTGNPNCKIIDIAAEKDDLKLKVELLAYQEFLREAIRVKCCESGAPLTVTLKGRVLGKDKGTPVLKNGVRSIAIEADDDDDMSE, from the exons ATGCAAATATCGCCTCTTAGGCCCTGGCAATATCCAAAGAATGTTCAAGATGATGTTGAGAGGAGTTTCCGGATAATTC agcATCACGTGCACTTCAGCGGTGGCAGTGGCCTCACCTTTAACAATATTATGATACAACCACAACGTCATGGATTTTTAGACGCTCATCTGGGATTTCTTCAACTCCATCACAG ATATCATATGGAGTTTTCAATACCCTGGAATAGGTGTATCCACAATGAGAGTAAAACAAAGCCAGCGGCCATTATCGAGGACACCGGAAATCCAAACTGCAAAATCATTGATATTGCAGCGGAAAAAGATGACCTAAA ACTTAAGGTGGAATTGCTGGCCTACCAAGAGTTCCTGAGAGAAGCCATTCGAGTGAAATGCTGTGAATCTGGAGCACCATTAACAGTTACTCTGAAAGGAAGAGTTTTAGGGAAAGATAAAGGAACGCCGGTCCTCAAAAACGGTGTTCGCAGTATTGCCATTGAGGCAGACGACGACGATGATATGTCTGAGTGA
- the LOC135166095 gene encoding uncharacterized protein LOC135166095 isoform X3, translating to MIQPQRHGFLDAHLGFLQLHHRYHMEFSIPWNRCIHNESKTKPAAIIEDTGNPNCKIIDIAAEKDDLKLKVELLAYQEFLREAIRVKCCESGAPLTVTLKGRVLGKDKGTPVLKNGVRSIAIEADDDDDMSE from the exons ATGATACAACCACAACGTCATGGATTTTTAGACGCTCATCTGGGATTTCTTCAACTCCATCACAG ATATCATATGGAGTTTTCAATACCCTGGAATAGGTGTATCCACAATGAGAGTAAAACAAAGCCAGCGGCCATTATCGAGGACACCGGAAATCCAAACTGCAAAATCATTGATATTGCAGCGGAAAAAGATGACCTAAA ACTTAAGGTGGAATTGCTGGCCTACCAAGAGTTCCTGAGAGAAGCCATTCGAGTGAAATGCTGTGAATCTGGAGCACCATTAACAGTTACTCTGAAAGGAAGAGTTTTAGGGAAAGATAAAGGAACGCCGGTCCTCAAAAACGGTGTTCGCAGTATTGCCATTGAGGCAGACGACGACGATGATATGTCTGAGTGA
- the LOC135166124 gene encoding general odorant-binding protein 56d-like encodes MCLLQTVKMKLLVILLIFHVAFAAGAFRPADIVRFQRAVEKCRISEDVSDEVLERVLNGEIVDDPHFNCFAACLLEEFQLLKPDGSFNDELAVTKIPQDADFAQQLTDAIKTCSARRDPDKCTTAHLLFVCMYENNIPTLLFG; translated from the exons ATGTGCTTATTGCAAACAGTGAAGATGAAACTTCTCGTGATTCTACTGATCTTTCACGTTGCATTTGCAGCTGGG GCCTTCAGACCTGCAGATATCGTGCGCTTTCAGAGGGCAGTAGAAAAATGTAGAATCAGTGAGGATGTTAGTGATGAAGTACTTGAGCGTGTGTTGAATGGAGAAATTGTTGATGATCCACATTTCAACTGCTTTGCTGCTTGTCTCCTTGAAGAATTCCAATTG CTAAAGCCAGATGGTTCATTCAATGATGAATTGGCTGTAACTAAAATACCGCAGGACGCTGACTTCGCACAACAGCTGACAGATGCTATCAAAACGTGCAGTGCTAGAA GAGATCCTGATAAATGCACAACAGCTCATTTGCTATTCGTCTGCATGTACGAGAACAAT atTCCAACTCTGCTTTTCGGGTAA
- the LOC135166153 gene encoding uncharacterized protein LOC135166153 gives MSQRSMYLQALTIGFTFLTIFAQPTEVPHKDIDILETLIDCVQNYNATAHQLEAKKSDHKVTEGRSNCLESCVKELRGNLTRTGVFTDKEMVEKISKESSGDSHLKSAVISCTKDRNAEGVDDCKSTKRLLDCLKQKIDCPNRNDCILRILFTVNGA, from the exons ATGAGTCAAAGAAGTATGTATCTTCAGGCCTTAACTATTGGGTTCACCTTCCTGACTATTTTT GCTCAACCGACTGAGGTTCCACACAAAGATATCGATATATTGGAGACCCTAATTGACTGCGTACAAAATTACAACGCAACTGCTCATCAATTAGAGGCCAAGAAGAGTGATCATAAAGTCACTGAAGGAAGATCTAATTGTCTGGAATCATGTGTCAAAGAATTGCGGGGAAAT CTGACAAGAACTGGAGTGTTCACCGACAAAGAAATGGTTGAGAAGATTTCCAAAGAGTCGTCAGGAGACAGTCATCTAAAATCCGCCGTGATTTCCTGCACAAAAGACA GAAACGCCGAAGGGGTTGATGATTGCAAATCGACAAAGCGTCTCCTCGATTGCTTAAAACAGAAGATAGATTGCCCAAACAGAAACGACTGCAtcttgagaattttatttacagtGAATGGTGCTTAG
- the LOC135166166 gene encoding general odorant-binding protein 56a-like yields MNTSTVVLVFCALAVTFVSGGDMKAEMHAQVEKCIIETGVDPSVLKSLHETGGANADENVKCLGACIMKGLGVMAADGTVNLDKAKSLVPSDAPDHDALLAAVEECHAEKGANDCETAHAIGMCMHKKHVGPMD; encoded by the exons ATGAATACCTCAACCGTCGTCTTGGTCTTCTGCGCTCTTGCTGTCACTTTC GTTTCGGGGGGTGACATGAAAGCCGAAATGCATGCCCAAGTGGAAAAATGCATTATTGAAACCGGTGTGGATCCAAGTGTACTTAAGAGCCTACACGAAACAGGTGGAGCTAATGCTGATGAGAACGTAAAATGTCTTGGTGCCTGTATCATGAAAGGTCTTGGAGTG ATGGCGGCGGATGGGACTGTAAATTTAGACAAGGCAAAATCCCTTGTTCCAAGTGATGCTCCAGATCACGATGCCCTTCTGGCCGCAGTAGAAGAATGCCACGCTGAAA AGGGAGCAAATGATTGCGAAACAGCCCACGCCATTGGCATGTGTATGCACAAGAAACAC GTCGGTCCCATGGATTAG